A single Haloglycomyces albus DSM 45210 DNA region contains:
- the purB gene encoding adenylosuccinate lyase yields MVTANILASRYASPTMRDIWDPVGKIVAERRLWLAVLRAQNDLGVSVPEQVMTDYEAVVDNVDLDSVARRERVTKHDVKARIEEFNELAGHQQIHKGMTSRDLTENVEQMQVRRSLELIRDRIVSSEVRLGARAEQYRDLVMSGRSHNVPAQATTLGKRFASWAEELLVGLERVEDLLRRYPLRGIKGPVGTAQDQLDLFDGDADKLAELEQRVAEHLGFDRVLHSVGQVYPRSLDYEVASTLVQVSGGPSSAALTVRLMAGQELVTEGFAKGQVGSSAMPHKMNTRSSERINGFAVIIRGYASMLAELTGDQWNEGDVSCSVVRRVALPDIFYALDGMFETFLTVLDSFGAYPAVIGTELDRYLPFLTSTKVLMEAVKQGAGREDAHEAIKEHAVAVARDMREKGQRVNDLVERLADDDRLPLDRRALEQLVADPGEFTGAAGRQVDQVVHRIAEVAERHPEAAAYRPTDIL; encoded by the coding sequence GTGGTAACCGCTAATATTCTCGCAAGTAGATACGCTTCTCCCACAATGCGTGACATCTGGGACCCGGTAGGGAAAATCGTTGCGGAACGTCGGCTGTGGTTGGCCGTGCTCCGCGCGCAGAACGATCTGGGTGTTTCCGTCCCCGAACAGGTTATGACGGATTACGAAGCGGTCGTCGACAATGTCGATCTGGATTCCGTCGCACGCCGCGAGCGGGTTACGAAGCATGACGTCAAGGCCCGGATTGAGGAGTTCAACGAGCTCGCCGGGCATCAGCAGATCCACAAGGGCATGACCAGTCGCGATCTGACCGAGAACGTCGAGCAGATGCAGGTGCGGCGCTCGCTGGAACTGATTCGCGATCGGATCGTGTCGAGTGAGGTGCGCTTGGGCGCTCGCGCCGAGCAGTATCGTGACCTGGTGATGTCGGGGCGCTCGCACAATGTTCCCGCTCAGGCGACCACATTGGGGAAACGTTTCGCCTCATGGGCCGAGGAGCTTCTGGTCGGGCTGGAGCGTGTGGAGGATCTTTTGCGGCGGTATCCCTTGCGGGGGATTAAAGGACCGGTGGGAACCGCGCAGGACCAGTTGGATCTGTTCGACGGCGACGCGGACAAGCTGGCCGAATTGGAACAGCGCGTCGCGGAGCATCTCGGTTTCGATCGGGTCTTGCACTCGGTCGGTCAGGTGTACCCGCGTTCCCTTGACTACGAGGTCGCTTCGACCTTGGTTCAGGTGTCGGGTGGCCCGTCGTCGGCGGCGTTGACCGTCCGGCTGATGGCCGGGCAGGAGCTGGTGACCGAGGGCTTCGCCAAGGGCCAGGTGGGGTCGTCGGCCATGCCGCACAAAATGAACACCCGCTCGTCCGAACGCATCAACGGTTTCGCCGTCATCATTCGCGGTTACGCCTCGATGCTGGCTGAGTTGACCGGAGACCAGTGGAACGAGGGGGACGTGTCGTGTTCGGTGGTGCGTCGTGTGGCGCTGCCGGATATCTTCTACGCGCTCGACGGCATGTTCGAGACCTTCTTGACCGTGCTGGACTCGTTCGGGGCCTACCCGGCGGTGATCGGTACCGAACTGGACCGCTACCTGCCGTTCCTGACGTCGACGAAAGTCCTGATGGAGGCGGTCAAACAGGGTGCGGGTCGAGAGGACGCGCACGAGGCGATCAAGGAACACGCCGTCGCTGTGGCACGGGACATGCGTGAAAAAGGTCAACGTGTCAATGACCTCGTCGAACGTCTGGCCGATGACGATCGGCTTCCCCTGGACCGTCGGGCGCTGGAGCAGCTGGTCGCCGATCCGGGTGAATTCACCGGTGCCGCAGGCCGCCAAGTGGATCAGGTGGTTCACCGGATCGCCGAGGTGGCGGAACGGCACCCTGAAGCCGCTGCGTACCGCCCTACCGACATCCTGTGA
- the purD gene encoding phosphoribosylamine--glycine ligase translates to MRVLLIGTGGREHALAQALVHDPAVESLICAPGNPGMASIAECKPVNSNDPGSVAALAVTTGADLVVIGPEAPLVAGVADAVRAKGIAVYGPSGEAARIEGSKAFAKDVMAAADVPTAQSRVCSSDAELEAALNELGAPYVVKDDGLAGGKGVIVTDELDAALAHGRECDRVVVEEYLDGPEVSLFVISDGTNAAPLLPAQDYKRVGDGGAGPNTGGMGAYTPLPWAPDTLADEVMETVARPTLRELASRGTPFVGTLYCGLALTSKGVKVVEFNARFGDPEIQAILPLLESPLGDLLYKAANGNLDESEALQWSNDAAVCVVVANEGYPGEVVKGRPIVGTDTEGVVHAGTATDDDGRILATGGRVVNCVATGNDVASARDAAYRVVDAVKLEGGHYRNDIAQGI, encoded by the coding sequence ATGCGAGTTCTTCTGATTGGAACGGGCGGACGCGAGCACGCCCTGGCACAAGCGCTGGTGCACGACCCGGCGGTCGAATCGTTGATATGCGCACCGGGCAACCCCGGCATGGCGTCAATCGCCGAATGCAAGCCCGTCAACTCCAACGACCCCGGCTCAGTAGCCGCGCTCGCCGTCACCACCGGTGCCGACCTGGTCGTCATCGGCCCCGAGGCACCGCTCGTCGCGGGTGTCGCCGATGCGGTGCGCGCGAAAGGAATCGCCGTATACGGGCCATCGGGCGAAGCCGCTCGCATCGAAGGATCCAAAGCTTTCGCCAAAGATGTCATGGCGGCCGCCGACGTCCCCACCGCACAATCGCGCGTCTGCTCCTCAGACGCGGAACTCGAAGCGGCCCTGAACGAACTGGGTGCCCCGTACGTCGTCAAAGACGACGGACTCGCCGGAGGCAAGGGCGTCATCGTCACCGACGAACTCGACGCGGCGCTCGCGCACGGCCGCGAATGCGATCGAGTCGTGGTCGAAGAGTATCTCGACGGTCCGGAAGTATCGCTGTTCGTCATCAGCGACGGAACGAACGCCGCCCCCCTCCTCCCCGCACAGGACTACAAACGCGTCGGCGACGGCGGTGCCGGACCGAACACCGGCGGGATGGGTGCCTACACACCACTGCCGTGGGCTCCGGATACCCTTGCCGACGAGGTCATGGAAACCGTCGCACGGCCGACCCTGCGGGAACTCGCTTCACGCGGCACCCCGTTCGTCGGAACGCTCTACTGCGGACTGGCACTGACGTCCAAGGGCGTCAAAGTAGTGGAATTCAATGCCCGTTTCGGCGACCCCGAAATCCAGGCGATCCTTCCGCTGTTGGAATCACCGCTGGGCGACCTGCTGTACAAAGCCGCGAACGGCAACCTGGACGAGTCCGAAGCCCTGCAATGGAGCAACGATGCGGCCGTCTGCGTCGTGGTGGCCAACGAAGGCTACCCCGGAGAGGTCGTCAAGGGCCGCCCTATCGTCGGCACCGACACCGAGGGCGTCGTACACGCCGGGACCGCGACGGACGACGACGGACGGATCCTGGCGACCGGAGGGCGCGTGGTCAACTGCGTCGCTACCGGAAACGACGTCGCGAGCGCTCGCGACGCGGCGTATCGCGTGGTCGACGCGGTAAAGCTTGAAGGCGGACATTACCGCAACGACATCGCGCAAGGTATATAG
- a CDS encoding DUF4190 domain-containing protein — protein sequence MTNMPPGPPGPSPQGPQGTPGDPYQQQQPGYSMGPAPAPGQSPYGPPQQLPQNGLGTAGLVCGVIGLALAWIPFIAFFGWVLGILGIIFGSIGLAKANKGEATNKGMAIGGLATGILALVLPCVVGMIFWGGMAGTMSM from the coding sequence ATGACGAACATGCCTCCCGGACCACCCGGCCCCAGCCCGCAAGGACCTCAGGGAACACCGGGCGATCCCTACCAGCAGCAACAACCCGGCTATTCGATGGGGCCAGCGCCCGCACCGGGACAGTCTCCCTATGGACCGCCACAGCAACTGCCACAAAACGGGCTGGGCACTGCCGGTCTGGTGTGTGGTGTTATCGGCCTTGCTCTCGCATGGATTCCCTTTATCGCGTTCTTCGGTTGGGTGCTCGGCATTCTGGGCATCATCTTCGGATCGATCGGTCTTGCGAAGGCAAACAAAGGGGAGGCCACGAACAAGGGGATGGCCATTGGTGGCTTGGCCACAGGAATTCTGGCTTTGGTACTGCCGTGTGTCGTAGGAATGATTTTCTGGGGCGGCATGGCGGGAACAATGTCGATGTAA
- a CDS encoding DUF4190 domain-containing protein translates to MTQMPPGQPGPYQQPQPYGGAPYQQQPYPGYSQQPHSGHAMGQQFPYGSQRPMQNGLGTAGMLCGIGGLLIGLVPMVLLSLLAWLLALTAIVLSSVGLVKASKGAASNKGMAVTGLITGVLALAAPIVALTVFWNLLFGPIGGLLPINVVKIPRRQASGGVEHVGNNGSVPDDVAAYNGCASYLSTIA, encoded by the coding sequence GTGACGCAGATGCCACCCGGACAACCGGGGCCTTACCAGCAGCCACAGCCGTATGGTGGAGCTCCCTATCAACAGCAACCGTATCCCGGTTACTCGCAACAGCCGCATTCCGGCCATGCGATGGGACAGCAGTTTCCTTATGGCTCGCAACGGCCGATGCAGAACGGTCTCGGGACGGCGGGCATGCTGTGTGGGATCGGTGGATTGCTGATCGGCCTCGTGCCCATGGTGCTACTGAGCTTGCTGGCGTGGCTGTTGGCGCTGACGGCGATCGTGCTGTCGAGCGTCGGTCTCGTCAAAGCGAGCAAGGGAGCGGCGAGCAACAAGGGGATGGCCGTGACCGGTCTGATAACCGGGGTATTGGCCTTGGCGGCTCCGATCGTGGCGTTGACCGTCTTCTGGAATCTGTTGTTCGGACCGATCGGGGGCTTATTGCCGATCAATGTCGTGAAAATTCCACGTCGTCAAGCGTCGGGTGGAGTCGAACATGTGGGCAATAACGGATCTGTGCCGGATGATGTCGCAGCGTATAATGGGTGTGCGAGCTATTTGTCGACAATAGCATAA
- a CDS encoding RDD family protein codes for MSAIEPGWYPNPSDPTEQRYWDGSQWVGKAVAIGEEPPDTPEPLDPEPEPDLNDHTHPDASSPTIIPKAPGNYPPKDAVEIRSMGALVGWIARRDVTRMLQGRALAPPGSRLGARLVDIACVAFLSLVVNFYFLYQLYQELRPSIDQAMAGTPFWEIDTPDDPGLTMTIILLTVGVWFAYEVPTTLNNGQTLGKRIFKIKVVSLAPNDPGWGRNIIRWMYTALPLVCFPWGAFVWLIDGIWCLSDRPFRQCLHDKSPGTIVVDASAEPAEPSNPTKTID; via the coding sequence ATGAGTGCGATTGAACCTGGGTGGTACCCCAATCCGTCCGACCCCACCGAACAACGTTACTGGGACGGCTCCCAATGGGTCGGTAAAGCGGTTGCCATCGGGGAGGAACCGCCCGACACGCCCGAACCGCTTGACCCCGAACCGGAACCCGACCTCAACGATCATACGCACCCCGATGCGTCCTCCCCCACCATCATCCCCAAAGCCCCCGGCAACTATCCCCCGAAAGACGCCGTGGAGATCCGATCCATGGGCGCACTCGTCGGGTGGATCGCCCGACGCGATGTCACCCGCATGCTTCAAGGACGCGCTCTCGCTCCGCCCGGTTCCCGTCTCGGGGCCCGGCTCGTCGACATCGCCTGTGTCGCGTTCCTTTCCCTGGTCGTCAATTTCTATTTCCTGTACCAGCTTTACCAGGAACTACGCCCGAGCATTGACCAAGCGATGGCGGGAACCCCGTTCTGGGAAATCGACACTCCCGACGATCCCGGGCTTACTATGACCATCATTCTTCTCACCGTCGGCGTCTGGTTCGCCTACGAAGTCCCCACCACTCTGAACAACGGCCAGACACTGGGGAAACGCATTTTCAAGATTAAGGTCGTATCCCTGGCTCCCAATGATCCCGGGTGGGGTCGCAACATCATTCGGTGGATGTACACGGCTCTGCCGCTCGTCTGCTTCCCCTGGGGAGCGTTCGTGTGGCTGATCGACGGCATTTGGTGCTTGTCCGACCGTCCCTTCCGGCAGTGCCTGCACGACAAGTCACCGGGCACGATCGTTGTCGACGCCTCCGCGGAGCCCGCCGAGCCGTCGAACCCGACTAAAACCATCGACTGA
- the hisC gene encoding histidinol-phosphate transaminase codes for MIKQTSSPLRADLDAIPAYVPGKTHPDAVKLSSNEMPFGPLPGIQQAVMDASANVHRYPDMGVVALRQALARRLGVTEEQVATGSGSVGLLQHLLQAIAEPGAEVVHAWRSFEAYPILTAVAGVKSVPVPNTEDHRHDLPAMARAVGPNTRAVIVCNPNNPTGQVATAAELDEFVEAIDPNTLIIFDEAYQEFVTSNDVPDAVERYSDRPNVVVARTFSKAWGMAGLRAGYMISSPDVVRTVSKCILPFSVNMLAQVAATAALEVEETMRERVAANVVERQRVLAATRDIVPGVPDTEANFVWLPLGDAAADFAAHCTAQGVIVRPFAGDGVRVTVGLPEENDLFLRTLASFES; via the coding sequence TTGATCAAGCAGACGTCCAGTCCGCTTCGTGCGGACCTCGATGCCATTCCCGCCTACGTTCCCGGTAAAACGCATCCGGACGCGGTGAAACTCTCCAGCAATGAGATGCCCTTTGGCCCGCTTCCGGGAATCCAGCAAGCTGTGATGGACGCGAGCGCGAACGTGCACCGCTACCCGGACATGGGTGTCGTCGCGTTGCGTCAGGCCTTGGCCAGGCGTTTGGGAGTCACCGAAGAACAGGTTGCGACCGGTTCCGGTTCGGTCGGATTGTTGCAGCACCTCTTGCAGGCGATCGCCGAACCGGGCGCTGAGGTTGTGCACGCGTGGAGATCGTTTGAGGCGTACCCGATTCTGACGGCCGTGGCGGGTGTCAAGAGCGTTCCGGTTCCCAACACCGAGGACCACCGTCACGATCTGCCTGCGATGGCTCGAGCGGTCGGACCGAATACCCGAGCGGTGATCGTGTGTAACCCGAACAATCCGACCGGGCAAGTGGCGACGGCTGCCGAGCTGGATGAATTCGTGGAGGCGATCGACCCGAATACGCTCATCATCTTCGATGAGGCGTATCAGGAGTTTGTGACCAGTAATGACGTACCGGATGCTGTGGAACGCTACAGCGACCGCCCGAACGTCGTCGTCGCTCGGACCTTCTCCAAGGCGTGGGGCATGGCGGGCCTGCGTGCGGGTTACATGATCTCGTCTCCTGACGTCGTCAGAACGGTATCGAAATGCATTCTGCCGTTCTCTGTCAACATGCTGGCTCAGGTAGCGGCCACTGCCGCGCTCGAAGTCGAAGAAACCATGCGGGAACGGGTCGCGGCGAACGTCGTCGAACGGCAGCGTGTCCTGGCCGCTACACGTGACATCGTGCCCGGAGTGCCGGACACCGAGGCGAACTTCGTGTGGTTGCCGTTGGGGGACGCGGCGGCCGATTTCGCCGCGCACTGTACCGCTCAGGGCGTCATCGTCCGTCCGTTCGCCGGAGACGGAGTCCGTGTGACGGTCGGCCTCCCCGAGGAGAACGATCTGTTCCTGCGGACTCTGGCGTCGTTTGAGTCTTAA
- a CDS encoding FhaA domain-containing protein — translation MSVLQRLERQLEGLFEGTFNKMFKGVVHPVEIASAMQREAESHKAVLAGDRVLVPNRYVIDLSPPDHDRLAPYAAALAQELAQSQAEFIGENGWTVYGDVIVEIERGEGLDSGMFRVTAEVAALNEGAEQEPPGGMGGGYGGQPAAPSGPILAAGDGRQFSVAHGSTVIGRGEQAQIRLPDVGISRQHARVDFDGRQVSVTDLGSTNGTLVNGQRITTVSIQPGDVVQLGTTSLTLQVA, via the coding sequence GTGAGCGTACTACAACGCTTGGAGAGACAACTGGAAGGGCTGTTCGAAGGCACTTTCAACAAAATGTTTAAGGGCGTTGTGCATCCTGTGGAAATCGCCAGCGCTATGCAGCGCGAAGCCGAATCCCACAAGGCAGTCCTGGCGGGCGATCGAGTACTGGTGCCGAATCGGTACGTCATTGACCTTTCCCCGCCCGATCACGATCGTCTCGCTCCCTACGCGGCGGCCTTGGCACAGGAACTCGCACAATCACAGGCCGAGTTTATCGGCGAGAACGGCTGGACGGTCTACGGCGACGTGATTGTGGAAATCGAGCGAGGCGAGGGCCTTGACTCCGGCATGTTCCGAGTCACCGCCGAAGTGGCCGCTCTGAACGAGGGCGCGGAGCAGGAGCCGCCCGGAGGCATGGGTGGAGGCTACGGAGGCCAACCCGCGGCGCCGTCCGGTCCGATTCTGGCGGCCGGGGACGGCCGGCAGTTCAGCGTCGCCCACGGCTCAACGGTCATCGGACGAGGGGAACAGGCGCAGATTCGCCTGCCCGACGTCGGTATATCCCGTCAGCACGCTCGGGTGGACTTCGACGGGAGGCAGGTGTCGGTGACGGATCTCGGTTCGACCAACGGCACTTTGGTCAACGGGCAGCGGATCACAACCGTGTCGATACAGCCGGGAGACGTCGTTCAACTGGGAACGACGTCCCTGACCTTGCAGGTGGCGTAG
- a CDS encoding FHA domain-containing protein FhaB/FipA, translating into MPEAIVQTVARFGFLALLWLFVFLAVRTITKDLLVQRRAAPAGGAPGMAPGSEQPQRRGSKRPAVAQWLVVTTGALTGQRFPLTGQPISIGRAKDSTIVINDDFASSHHARIVPREGQWMVEDLGSTNGTYLGREKVSRPTPVPIGVPIRIGRSSFELRS; encoded by the coding sequence ATGCCTGAAGCGATTGTGCAAACAGTGGCACGGTTCGGTTTCCTCGCTTTGCTGTGGCTTTTTGTCTTTTTGGCCGTCCGCACCATCACGAAGGATCTTCTCGTTCAGCGTCGTGCCGCACCGGCTGGAGGCGCGCCCGGCATGGCCCCCGGTTCGGAGCAGCCCCAGCGTCGTGGTTCGAAGAGACCGGCTGTGGCGCAATGGCTTGTGGTCACGACCGGCGCTTTGACGGGGCAACGTTTTCCGCTCACCGGGCAGCCGATTTCCATCGGTAGGGCAAAGGACTCTACTATTGTGATCAACGATGATTTCGCTTCCAGCCATCACGCTCGCATAGTGCCGCGTGAGGGACAGTGGATGGTGGAGGACCTCGGGTCTACCAACGGCACCTATCTGGGGCGTGAGAAAGTCTCGCGACCGACTCCGGTACCCATCGGGGTTCCAATCCGCATTGGACGTTCGTCATTCGAGTTGCGGTCGTAA
- a CDS encoding PP2C family protein-serine/threonine phosphatase, translating to MALSLRYAAISDRGVVRKGNQDSVYAGPHFIAVADGMGGMAAGDLASAIVINTMRTIDRPPPDEAVDDELADTVASANQHIRHTVEHDPGKEGMGTTLTGMWFDGSWFHLVHIGDSRAYRLRSDTFEQLTMDDSYVQLLINEGQITPEEAETHPQRSLILRALGAPEVEPAFQTLAAHAGDRILLCSDGLSGPVSDNRIHEVMRDADSPDEVVQTLTQAALDAGAPDNVTVLVADVVESDDASERTIIDGAAHDLVLANSDTTSLPRIGSDSEDSDADDDSDDPDSDDADRAPSKGRGRVWRTVLVGVFVLALIAGAGLIWVRSQYYLGVSDDDSVSLYRGLPHEAFGVSLSWVEVETDRSIDDANEGIQEDLNDGLPVDSYEHGIDRLDEITDSSADNTYLLPLCAESTDDDVTEAQQVNSDGCRTE from the coding sequence ATGGCTTTGAGTCTGCGCTACGCGGCGATCTCCGACCGGGGTGTCGTACGCAAGGGTAACCAGGACTCGGTGTATGCCGGACCACACTTTATCGCGGTAGCGGACGGCATGGGCGGCATGGCCGCGGGTGACCTGGCCTCGGCCATCGTCATCAACACCATGCGCACCATCGACCGCCCCCCGCCGGACGAAGCGGTCGACGACGAACTCGCCGATACCGTCGCCAGCGCCAATCAGCACATCCGCCACACCGTCGAACACGACCCCGGCAAGGAAGGCATGGGAACCACCCTCACGGGAATGTGGTTCGACGGCTCCTGGTTCCATCTCGTCCACATCGGCGATTCACGCGCCTACCGCCTGCGGTCCGACACCTTCGAACAGCTGACCATGGACGACTCCTACGTTCAACTGCTCATCAACGAAGGTCAGATCACCCCCGAAGAGGCCGAAACGCATCCGCAGCGGTCACTCATCCTCCGCGCGCTCGGAGCCCCCGAGGTCGAACCCGCATTTCAGACGCTCGCCGCGCACGCGGGCGACCGCATACTACTGTGCTCGGACGGCCTCTCCGGCCCGGTCAGCGATAATCGCATCCACGAGGTGATGCGCGACGCCGACAGTCCCGACGAGGTCGTTCAAACCCTGACTCAGGCCGCCCTCGACGCCGGCGCACCCGACAACGTCACCGTTCTAGTGGCCGACGTCGTGGAGTCCGACGACGCCTCCGAACGCACGATCATCGACGGCGCGGCGCACGACCTCGTACTCGCCAACTCCGATACCACGTCCCTGCCGCGTATCGGCTCTGACTCCGAGGATTCCGACGCCGACGACGACAGCGACGATCCCGACTCCGACGACGCCGACCGCGCTCCGTCCAAGGGACGCGGGCGTGTATGGCGCACCGTTCTCGTCGGCGTCTTCGTTCTCGCCCTTATCGCCGGTGCCGGGCTCATCTGGGTACGCAGCCAGTATTATCTCGGCGTTTCCGACGACGACAGCGTCAGTCTCTACCGAGGCCTGCCACACGAGGCCTTCGGCGTATCGCTCTCCTGGGTCGAAGTCGAGACCGACCGGTCGATCGACGACGCCAACGAAGGGATACAGGAGGATCTCAACGACGGTTTGCCGGTGGACTCATACGAGCACGGCATCGACAGACTCGACGAGATCACCGATTCCAGCGCCGATAACACGTACCTCCTGCCGCTGTGCGCCGAGAGCACCGACGACGACGTCACCGAAGCCCAACAGGTGAACTCCGACGGCTGCCGCACCGAATGA
- a CDS encoding FtsW/RodA/SpoVE family cell cycle protein — MSQSFSAVATASEPSEPTTVPKSGMPRDDALALGMIVVAGLALVCLQASIEQAVADTLTLNTLFIPGAVTITGFAAWAATKKWAPYADPIYVALATIFSGVGIIFIRRLALTRAEEPLAIDANMFADTGGRQLIYSFIGVLAFAIILGVLKDHRDLRKFAYIIAAVSLIGIILPPLLPASISEAGGAKLWLRLGPISIQPSEFANIGLIVFFAHYLISKRDVLTVAGRRFLGFQFPRLQDLVPVIIVLVTSLFVLVFARSLGQSLMIFAVFLAMLYMATRRISWLFIGVLSFAAACVAVYPLFSHLQVRVRIFLDPYNPDYVNGQSYQLVKALDGLTEGGLLGAGPGQGKANSIPLAESDFMFPTLGYEIGLFALTALLLLYLIMVGRGFKTAMLVRDNFGKLLTAGLSFLIAFQVFVVIGGATALIPMTGATTPFLAAGGSSVLATWILIALLVRVSNEARKPHRGSNRLEKVTPPPEWLQQKENERQFEERRAAAQAEGESTQVVDLNQLRGRQHPSGDPSPPLHGGNAPPQPPPQSRPYGPGAQPRSEREDEA, encoded by the coding sequence ATGTCGCAATCATTCTCAGCGGTCGCTACGGCCTCTGAACCGAGTGAACCAACGACGGTGCCCAAATCCGGCATGCCGCGAGACGACGCCCTCGCTTTGGGGATGATCGTGGTCGCCGGTCTGGCGCTTGTGTGCCTCCAAGCCTCGATCGAACAGGCCGTCGCCGACACACTGACTCTGAACACCCTGTTCATTCCCGGTGCGGTGACGATAACCGGATTCGCCGCCTGGGCCGCCACCAAGAAGTGGGCGCCTTATGCCGACCCGATTTACGTCGCGCTTGCTACGATCTTCTCCGGCGTCGGCATCATCTTCATCCGTCGCCTGGCGCTCACCCGAGCCGAGGAGCCCCTGGCTATCGACGCAAATATGTTTGCCGACACCGGTGGCCGACAACTTATTTACTCCTTCATCGGGGTGCTGGCGTTCGCGATCATCCTGGGGGTGTTGAAAGACCACCGTGATCTACGCAAGTTCGCCTACATCATCGCGGCGGTATCGCTGATCGGCATTATCCTGCCGCCGCTCCTGCCGGCCTCCATCTCCGAGGCGGGAGGAGCCAAGCTATGGCTTCGACTGGGGCCGATTTCGATCCAGCCCAGTGAGTTCGCCAATATCGGCCTCATCGTATTCTTCGCGCACTATCTGATCAGCAAACGCGACGTCCTGACCGTCGCCGGTCGCCGTTTCCTGGGGTTTCAGTTTCCCCGTCTCCAGGATCTGGTTCCCGTCATCATCGTTCTGGTCACATCGCTGTTCGTACTGGTATTCGCCCGCAGTCTGGGCCAGTCGCTGATGATCTTCGCGGTCTTCCTCGCCATGCTGTACATGGCGACACGGCGCATCTCGTGGCTGTTCATCGGAGTCCTGTCCTTCGCGGCCGCCTGCGTCGCGGTCTATCCTCTCTTTTCGCACCTACAGGTGCGCGTGCGGATTTTCCTCGACCCCTACAACCCCGACTACGTCAACGGGCAGTCCTATCAGCTGGTCAAAGCCTTGGACGGGCTCACCGAGGGCGGGCTCCTCGGAGCAGGGCCCGGGCAGGGCAAGGCCAATTCGATTCCACTGGCCGAATCCGACTTCATGTTCCCGACCCTGGGCTATGAAATCGGACTTTTCGCTCTGACGGCGCTGCTACTGCTGTATCTGATCATGGTGGGACGCGGATTCAAAACGGCCATGTTGGTGCGCGACAACTTCGGGAAACTACTGACCGCCGGATTGTCGTTCCTCATCGCCTTCCAGGTCTTCGTCGTCATCGGCGGCGCCACCGCCCTCATTCCCATGACCGGAGCGACGACGCCGTTCTTGGCGGCGGGTGGTTCGTCCGTATTGGCCACCTGGATTCTCATCGCCCTCCTGGTGCGGGTCTCCAATGAGGCCCGGAAACCGCACCGCGGCAGCAATCGGCTGGAAAAAGTTACGCCTCCGCCGGAATGGTTGCAGCAGAAAGAAAACGAACGCCAATTCGAGGAACGTCGTGCCGCCGCCCAAGCCGAGGGGGAATCAACGCAGGTAGTCGATCTCAACCAGCTGCGTGGACGGCAACACCCCTCGGGAGACCCTTCTCCACCCCTGCACGGCGGTAACGCACCGCCACAACCACCACCGCAATCCCGACCCTACGGTCCAGGAGCACAACCCCGTTCGGAACGAGAGGACGAAGCGTGA